A genomic window from Candidatus Liberibacter americanus str. Sao Paulo includes:
- the gyrA gene encoding DNA gyrase subunit A, translating into MTDHVILNDEEDEEGIASISIVSEMQNSYLSYALNVIAGRALPDVRDGLKTVHRRILYGMMQMGVDYNKKYVKCARISGEVMGKFHPHGNAAIYDALARMAQDWSLRLLLIDGQGNFGSIDGDPPAAERYTECRLQKSSHFLLDDLDKNTVDFRPNYDGSFQEPVVLSAKFPNLLVNGAGGIAVGMATNIPSHNLGEVVDGCIAVIDNPDIDLNDLMNIVTGPDFPTGAMILGRSGIRSAYATGRGSIVIRGVTHVEKISSDREQIIVTEIPYQVNKAAMLEKTAELVREKRIVDISDLRDESDRQGYRVVIELKRGASADVVLNQLYRYTPLQSLFSVNMVALNGSKPERFTLIGIIKSFIAFREEVVIRRTKYLLGRARDRAHVLVGLAVAVANLDEMVRIIRFAPNPESACRELMQRSWRAVEIKDLMDLIDDYSYSIGDDGKMRLSEVQTRSILELRLARLTGLGRDDIHDELDKLGEEIKNCLGILSSRLRVLNIIKEELLHIKNDIGTPRRTEIVEGLLNMEDEDCIVSEDMVVTVSHLGYVKRVPLSVYRAQRRGGKGRSGMATRDEDFVNRLFILNTHTPVLFFSSLGFVYKEKVWRLPAGSPQSRGKALINILSLKQGERITTIMPLPDDESSYDDLYVVFATKLGNVRRNKLSDFIQVNRSGKIAMKLEGDDEILSVETCKDDNDILLNTKLGQCIRFPVSDIRVFSGRNSVGVKGISLAAGDQVISMAIVLHSKANYEERILYIKYMIAKRRLIADDVNEEDCVDSDEAISGKISEERCAELQSREQFILTVSEKGFGKRTSSYDFRVSARGGKGIRSTDITKTSEIGNLVAAFPIEENDHIILVSNKGTLIRVPVNDIRIASRATKGVVIFSTAKDERVVSVERVSDREIDQVQSECEHEQMSSDE; encoded by the coding sequence TTGACAGATCATGTTATATTAAATGATGAAGAGGATGAAGAAGGCATAGCTTCAATTTCAATAGTAAGTGAAATGCAGAATTCTTACCTCTCTTATGCATTAAATGTTATTGCTGGTCGTGCATTGCCTGATGTGCGTGATGGCTTGAAGACAGTTCATAGACGCATACTATATGGTATGATGCAGATGGGAGTGGATTATAATAAGAAATATGTGAAGTGTGCGCGTATTTCAGGTGAGGTCATGGGTAAGTTTCACCCTCATGGCAATGCTGCTATTTATGATGCTTTGGCTCGTATGGCGCAAGATTGGTCGTTGCGTTTATTGTTGATTGATGGTCAGGGTAATTTTGGATCAATAGATGGTGATCCCCCGGCTGCAGAGAGATATACTGAGTGTCGTCTGCAAAAATCTTCTCATTTTTTATTAGATGACCTTGATAAGAATACAGTTGATTTTCGTCCTAATTATGATGGCTCATTTCAAGAGCCTGTTGTTCTTTCTGCTAAATTTCCTAATTTGCTTGTAAATGGTGCTGGTGGTATTGCCGTTGGTATGGCTACTAATATTCCTTCTCATAATTTAGGAGAAGTTGTAGATGGTTGTATAGCTGTTATCGACAATCCAGATATTGATTTAAATGATTTGATGAATATAGTTACTGGCCCTGATTTCCCTACAGGAGCAATGATTTTAGGTAGATCTGGGATTAGGAGCGCTTATGCAACTGGACGCGGATCTATTGTAATAAGAGGTGTCACTCACGTAGAAAAAATATCATCAGATCGTGAGCAAATTATCGTTACAGAGATTCCATATCAAGTTAATAAAGCAGCAATGCTTGAAAAAACAGCAGAATTAGTTAGAGAAAAACGTATAGTTGATATATCTGATCTTCGTGATGAATCAGATCGTCAAGGTTATAGGGTTGTTATTGAATTAAAACGTGGTGCATCTGCTGATGTAGTATTGAATCAGTTGTATAGATATACTCCTTTACAGAGCTTGTTCAGTGTCAATATGGTAGCTTTGAATGGAAGCAAGCCTGAACGTTTTACTTTAATAGGAATAATTAAGTCTTTTATTGCTTTTCGCGAGGAAGTTGTGATAAGACGTACTAAGTATCTGTTAGGCAGAGCTCGTGATAGAGCTCATGTATTGGTTGGTCTTGCTGTTGCTGTAGCTAATTTGGATGAGATGGTTCGTATCATTCGTTTTGCGCCAAATCCAGAATCTGCTTGTCGTGAGTTAATGCAAAGAAGTTGGCGAGCAGTTGAAATAAAAGATTTAATGGATTTGATCGATGATTATAGTTATAGCATCGGTGATGACGGTAAAATGCGTCTATCAGAAGTTCAGACACGGTCTATTTTAGAGCTTCGTCTAGCGCGATTAACTGGATTAGGTCGTGATGATATTCATGATGAATTAGATAAGCTTGGTGAAGAAATCAAAAATTGCTTAGGTATTTTGTCTTCTCGGTTGCGCGTTTTAAATATTATCAAAGAAGAGCTTTTGCATATTAAAAATGATATTGGGACACCTCGTCGTACTGAAATTGTGGAAGGTTTATTGAATATGGAAGATGAAGACTGCATTGTTAGTGAAGATATGGTTGTCACTGTTTCGCATTTGGGATACGTAAAACGTGTTCCTCTATCTGTATATCGCGCTCAGCGTCGCGGTGGAAAAGGTCGTTCTGGTATGGCAACTCGTGATGAAGATTTTGTGAATCGTTTGTTTATTTTAAATACACATACGCCGGTTCTATTCTTTTCATCTTTAGGATTTGTCTATAAAGAAAAAGTTTGGAGATTACCTGCAGGCTCTCCACAATCTCGTGGTAAGGCCTTAATTAATATCCTTTCTTTAAAACAAGGAGAGCGTATTACAACTATTATGCCTTTGCCAGATGATGAATCTAGTTATGATGATTTATATGTGGTATTTGCTACTAAGCTTGGAAATGTACGCCGTAATAAGTTATCAGATTTTATTCAGGTGAATAGAAGTGGCAAGATTGCTATGAAATTAGAAGGAGATGATGAGATCCTTTCTGTTGAAACCTGTAAAGATGATAATGATATATTACTCAATACTAAATTGGGACAGTGTATTAGGTTCCCGGTTTCTGATATACGTGTGTTTTCAGGGCGTAATTCGGTTGGTGTGAAAGGTATATCGCTTGCTGCTGGTGATCAAGTTATCTCTATGGCTATTGTCTTACATTCTAAAGCTAATTATGAAGAACGTATTCTTTATATTAAATATATGATCGCTAAGCGTCGTCTTATTGCAGATGATGTTAATGAAGAAGATTGTGTTGATAGTGATGAGGCTATTAGTGGCAAAATATCTGAAGAACGTTGTGCAGAATTGCAATCACGTGAGCAATTTATCCTGACTGTATCGGAAAAAGGTTTTGGAAAGAGGACATCTTCATATGATTTCCGTGTATCTGCCCGTGGTGGTAAGGGTATTCGTTCTACTGATATTACGAAAACAAGTGAAATAGGTAATCTTGTAGCGGCATTTCCAATTGAGGAAAATGATCATATTATACTGGTATCTAATAAAGGAACTTTGATTAGAGTGCCGGTTAATGATATTAGGATTGCTAGTCGTGCAACAAAAGGAGTCGTTATCTTTTCTACTGCCAAAGATGAAAGAGTGGTTTCAGTTGAGCGTGTTAGTGATCGTGAGATTGATCAAGTGCAGTCGGAATGTGAGCATGAACAAATGTCGTCAGATGAATAG
- the coaD gene encoding pantetheine-phosphate adenylyltransferase, translating to MTKKAVYTGSFNPITNGHMDIIRQSLSFVDELVIAMGYHSYKDINFISIQDRSELIMQSINDLLPEHLTKISVFPFKGLAVDCVRNISAKVIIRGLRNVTDFDYEMGMAFINRSLLPEVPTITLFANESSHYISSTLVRHLFLIGEDITPFVPYPVACFLKDNYKKIKEGSV from the coding sequence ATGACAAAAAAAGCTGTTTATACAGGATCATTCAATCCTATTACTAATGGTCATATGGATATAATAAGACAGTCTCTTTCTTTTGTTGATGAGCTTGTTATTGCTATGGGCTATCACTCTTATAAGGATATTAATTTTATTTCAATTCAAGATCGCTCTGAATTGATTATGCAATCTATTAATGATTTGCTTCCAGAGCATTTGACTAAGATTTCTGTATTTCCTTTTAAAGGATTAGCTGTTGATTGTGTAAGAAATATTTCTGCTAAAGTTATAATACGTGGTTTGAGAAATGTGACAGATTTTGATTATGAAATGGGTATGGCATTTATTAATCGTAGTCTTTTGCCGGAAGTACCAACTATTACACTTTTTGCTAATGAATCTTCTCACTATATTAGTTCTACGCTTGTTCGTCATTTGTTTTTAATAGGTGAAGATATCACGCCTTTTGTCCCATATCCCGTGGCTTGTTTTTTAAAAGATAACTATAAGAAAATAAAAGAAGGTTCGGTATAA
- the queA gene encoding tRNA preQ1(34) S-adenosylmethionine ribosyltransferase-isomerase QueA: MMVKEFDFYLPPSKIALRPVSPRDKARLLVANSDISLRISDHLVRDLPMFLKPNDAIVFNDTKVITAQLRGIRLRHKNDTEVRISCNLHMRVSDNSWRAYIRPAKMVRKGDKIYFFSKDGQSKLDAIIDEKWDQGEILLVFSVSGLELDRNISVVGSIPLPPYIARKRSIDERDYIDYQTTYAKIMGSVAAPTAGLHFTSDLLSEIISIGIETHFITLHVGAATFMPVKVENTDDHLMHSEIGFLDTKTAQALNAVKSRGGRIIAVGTTSLRLLETATTDDGVIIPWSGSTNIFITPGYRFRAVDILISNFHLPKSTLLMLVSAFCGIEETKDIYQHAIANDYRFYSYGDASLLFKNKSMA, translated from the coding sequence ATGATGGTTAAAGAGTTTGATTTTTATCTTCCTCCGTCTAAAATTGCTCTTAGACCAGTCTCACCAAGAGATAAAGCGCGTCTTTTGGTAGCTAATTCTGATATATCTTTGCGTATTTCCGATCATTTAGTACGTGATTTACCGATGTTTTTGAAGCCTAATGATGCTATTGTTTTCAACGATACCAAAGTTATTACAGCTCAATTGAGAGGAATACGGTTGCGTCATAAAAATGATACTGAGGTTCGTATATCTTGTAATTTACATATGCGTGTCTCTGATAATAGTTGGCGTGCTTATATCCGTCCGGCTAAGATGGTTAGGAAAGGTGATAAAATATATTTTTTTTCAAAAGATGGCCAATCTAAATTAGATGCAATTATTGATGAAAAGTGGGATCAAGGTGAAATTTTATTGGTTTTTTCTGTATCAGGTCTAGAATTAGATAGAAATATTTCTGTTGTAGGTAGTATTCCGTTGCCTCCTTATATTGCAAGGAAACGTTCTATAGATGAGCGTGATTATATTGATTATCAAACTACATATGCTAAGATTATGGGATCAGTTGCAGCTCCTACGGCTGGTCTTCACTTTACATCTGATTTATTATCTGAAATTATTTCTATTGGTATTGAAACGCACTTTATCACCCTTCATGTTGGTGCTGCTACTTTTATGCCAGTAAAAGTAGAAAATACCGATGATCATTTAATGCATAGTGAAATAGGATTTTTAGATACGAAAACAGCACAAGCTTTAAATGCTGTTAAATCAAGGGGAGGTCGTATTATTGCCGTTGGAACTACTTCATTACGTTTGCTAGAAACCGCGACGACTGATGATGGAGTTATAATTCCATGGTCTGGATCTACTAATATCTTTATAACTCCAGGATATCGTTTTCGTGCTGTAGATATATTAATTAGTAATTTTCATTTGCCTAAATCTACTTTGTTAATGTTGGTATCAGCATTTTGTGGAATAGAGGAAACAAAAGATATTTATCAACATGCTATAGCTAATGATTATCGTTTTTATTCATACGGTGATGCAAGTTTGCTTTTTAAGAACAAATCTATGGCGTGA
- the tgt gene encoding tRNA guanosine(34) transglycosylase Tgt, which yields MYKKFGFKIKSISDNARLGEITTLRGVIRTPAFMPVGTYGAVKAMYFDQVCDLGADVILGNAYHLMLRPGAERIARLGGLHNFIGWSKPILTDSGGFQVMSLSKLCSVKEECISFRSHIDGSLHHLSPERSIEVQNLLGSDIQMQLDECLALPTSYKEIKRAMELSLIWAERSLVAFGDQPGKAMFGIVQGGDNIELRTFSAERLKELDLKGYAIGGLAVGEPQEVMLHVLSNTLPILPVEKPRYLMGVGTPDDILQSVSKGVDMFDCVMPTRAGRHGLSFTRFGRINLRNARHADDMRPLDDESNCPALRDYSRAYLHHLLRVNESLAGMILSWANLAYYQYLMEQIRNAIAEDCFADFMMNTKEEWKKGDIAPLT from the coding sequence TTGTATAAAAAATTTGGTTTCAAGATAAAATCTATAAGCGATAATGCTCGGTTGGGAGAGATTACGACTCTTAGAGGAGTTATTAGAACTCCAGCATTTATGCCGGTTGGTACTTATGGAGCGGTTAAGGCTATGTATTTTGATCAAGTATGTGATTTAGGTGCAGACGTAATTTTAGGCAATGCATATCATTTAATGCTGCGGCCAGGTGCAGAGCGTATTGCTCGTTTAGGTGGTTTACATAATTTTATAGGTTGGTCCAAGCCTATATTGACAGATTCAGGTGGTTTTCAGGTTATGTCTCTTTCAAAATTATGTTCTGTAAAAGAAGAATGTATTAGTTTTAGAAGTCATATTGATGGTAGTTTACATCATCTATCTCCAGAAAGATCAATTGAAGTTCAGAATCTTCTTGGATCTGATATACAGATGCAGCTTGATGAATGTTTGGCATTACCAACTAGCTATAAAGAAATAAAGCGTGCGATGGAATTATCATTGATATGGGCAGAAAGATCTCTTGTTGCATTTGGAGATCAGCCAGGAAAAGCTATGTTTGGTATTGTTCAGGGTGGTGATAATATTGAACTTAGGACTTTTTCTGCTGAAAGACTGAAAGAATTAGATCTTAAAGGTTATGCAATTGGTGGTTTAGCAGTTGGAGAGCCACAAGAGGTTATGTTACATGTTTTATCTAATACCTTGCCCATTTTGCCTGTTGAAAAGCCGCGTTATTTAATGGGAGTGGGAACTCCAGATGATATTTTACAGTCTGTTAGCAAAGGTGTGGACATGTTTGATTGTGTTATGCCTACTCGTGCAGGAAGACATGGATTATCTTTTACTCGTTTTGGCAGAATAAATTTGCGAAATGCAAGGCATGCTGATGATATGCGGCCTTTAGATGATGAATCTAATTGTCCGGCATTACGTGATTATTCTCGTGCATATCTTCATCATCTTTTACGTGTTAATGAATCTTTGGCTGGAATGATTCTTTCCTGGGCTAATCTTGCTTATTATCAATATTTAATGGAGCAGATAAGAAATGCTATTGCTGAAGATTGTTTTGCAGACTTTATGATGAATACAAAAGAGGAGTGGAAAAAAGGCGATATTGCTCCCCTTACGTGA
- the lipB gene encoding lipoyl(octanoyl) transferase LipB, whose amino-acid sequence MSLSRNDIKIKMFPKEDLPPIRWWVTNHLVSYEESHQIMEHEAQLISTGDKEELVWLLEYPPIYTAGASSNSSDLLSPKRFPVYHIRRGGGYTYHGPGQRIVYVMLNLKKRNQDVRCFVASLEEVIIQTLKKLGINGERRDDRVGIWISHPNQTVKEKYIEEKIASIGIKIRKWVTFHGFSMNIDPDLSHYEGIIPCGINQFGVTSLKKLGRCYSNKHIDSLIRESFETIFGPTQLREYKK is encoded by the coding sequence ATGAGCTTGTCAAGAAACGATATAAAAATAAAGATGTTCCCTAAGGAAGATCTTCCACCTATTCGTTGGTGGGTTACAAATCACCTTGTTTCTTATGAAGAATCTCATCAAATAATGGAACATGAAGCTCAACTCATCTCCACTGGCGATAAAGAAGAGCTAGTATGGCTACTTGAATATCCCCCAATTTATACAGCTGGAGCCAGCTCCAACTCTTCTGATCTACTCTCTCCTAAACGTTTTCCCGTTTATCATATAAGACGCGGCGGAGGATATACTTATCATGGTCCAGGGCAACGAATTGTTTATGTGATGCTCAATCTCAAAAAACGTAATCAAGATGTACGTTGCTTTGTCGCCTCTCTTGAAGAAGTTATCATTCAAACTTTAAAAAAATTAGGAATAAATGGAGAAAGACGAGATGATCGCGTAGGCATTTGGATTTCTCATCCAAATCAAACAGTAAAAGAAAAATATATTGAAGAAAAAATTGCTTCTATAGGCATAAAAATACGCAAATGGGTAACATTTCATGGCTTCTCTATGAATATTGATCCAGATCTAAGCCATTATGAAGGAATTATTCCATGTGGAATTAATCAATTTGGAGTTACAAGCCTAAAAAAACTTGGGCGCTGCTATTCAAACAAACATATTGATTCTCTAATTAGAGAATCATTCGAAACAATATTTGGCCCTACACAATTAAGAGAATATAAAAAATAA